Proteins encoded by one window of Anguilla rostrata isolate EN2019 chromosome 9, ASM1855537v3, whole genome shotgun sequence:
- the zgc:110222 gene encoding protein EOLA1 → MSLQVGCLSFRQPYAGLVLNGLKTIETRWRPLLSEYENCTLAVHIARKDWEGSEWREVLTRAMGMTCAQIDDLLESGERFGRGVVAGLVEVGETWVCPGSLPREEVLVLEAEALLTGLEEKHLTRLSFPRWLKEPLYARGHKDVWTVDIPLELLPPPPPTPHRTSYS, encoded by the exons ATGAGTTTACAGGTAGGTTGCCTTTCTTTCAGACAGCCGTATGCGGGCTTAGTTTTGAACGGCCTCAAAACTATTGAGACGCGTTGGCGGCCTCTGCTGTCAGAATATGAAAACTGCACCCTTGCCGTGCACATTGCGCGGAAGGACTGGGAAGGAAGCGAATGGAGAGAGGTGCTGACGCGTGCGATGGGAATGACCTGTGCCCAAATAGATGATCTCCTGGAGTCCGGCGAGAGGTTCGGCCGAGGAGTAGTGGCAG GCCTGGTGGAGGTGGGAGAGACCTGGGTCTGTCCTGGCAGCCTTCCCAGGGAGGaggtgctggtgctggaggcGGAGGCTCTGCTGACTGGGCTGGAGGAGAAGCACCTGACCCGGCTGTCCTTCCCACGCTGGCTGAAGGAGCCCCTTTATGCGCGTGGGCACAAGGATGTCTGGACCGTGGACATCCCACTGGAGCTACTGCCACCTCCgccacccacaccccacaggACCAGCTATTCCTAG